The following proteins come from a genomic window of Vanessa tameamea isolate UH-Manoa-2023 chromosome 6, ilVanTame1 primary haplotype, whole genome shotgun sequence:
- the LOC113393277 gene encoding uncharacterized protein LOC113393277 isoform X1, which translates to MYSDLVFILKYFILNLYLILVSIIHKQIFHVLLNSCLFIFLCKMDDLYDNLENYNDVNIVDELKCENRELKLKLEEISKAMGILQKNILQDFDKVNSEYKQLEINYSSLLKTARAEIERKTEMIKDLNFQKDMIVINAMKATGKNVLNVKKGNFNPKEKGKTNNKTLDNVVNKQKQNIRAAPASNHHKDNGVDSSCTPSIDTISIKSTSNKSTSSEEKVAKPIGESCEINKNKENYSKDSHKDESLQSSKKVIMNRRKSMLGMSQHEAKFSSDDDAEEKCSTARKSPLRSDLKHNEWCDTRDYRIEPHEYYEPSKEYSRFRTSRYTNYEKFRNVDRHENFQKNRRQYSSERDQQRHINEYNEEYHVRGDYGKQRLSRTNSPSTDKYNRSKSRDRRFNYDRDNYRENDKHSNRYYEHTAVKYRTRHDYDEPCSKRQKMDIHGKSAAEMNIYANNKERELTERNHVSKSQYKLNSSCQSPDHVNVENSGSQHFVKEIMNTAETKLEDPRISSKKYILKTSNDSTILSTVVGRDIDMQFVDKTLWGIEKYDVPAVLSKPVFDRENDDLLKEIYMDIDNPELHDTLESGEIDDMNDDIATIYSKEIDKEHVNGKDGLSKANTDSETRNLNVSKEEVDTKTLEKSLKTKFKIPKIKKPDKMDTETDLAHLEACDINKKNITDLDASVKNHQHIIQNIEHVSDKKCNKNDFKDNSESDKAIIDKRTQDIIRTIEGDLELSDEASDIVEFHNDINKKSNENSHESKAILNMDKESNSTIRKENKSDITSLTPEPISSKKADTAKPITKDSLKESSKKRKSKRKTIEQKETHSVTSEKQNEKCHNTKKSKEKESKKNVSKQTVSKFSDLFGDSSSLITPDDLGLNNMQVQSANKYTSIFDNTQDAVDLSVEDIAKTLTRANKVNAFDSVVDKSQDKKVADFITSNFSVNVTVVDENGENKTEDVQSPLNNVYENTKSETLTDGFNIVKTVIISSGIQPECSAESSTSVATPQIHAPSLAPITNDVILKKCPLNSIKALATSTPQKCLEHIDVAERDSICTAPSEDVSVSMTNSSSLNNTDALQREDIPDVRIFVRRRRKPVRKVT; encoded by the exons ATGTATAGTgatctagtttttattttaaaatattttattttgaatttatatttgatattagttTCTATAAtccataaacaaatatttcacgTACTTTTGAATTCGTGTCTTTTCATATTTCTTTGTAAAATGGATGATTTATACGATAACTTGGAAAATTATAACGACGTTAATATCGTTGATGAG ttaaaatgtgaaaatagaGAACTAAAATTGAAACTTGAAGAAATTTCTAAGGCGATGGgtatattacaaaaa AACATTTTGCAGGATTTTGACAAAGTTAATTCTGAATATAAGCAGTTGGAAATTAACTACTCCTCGTTATTAAAAACAGCACGAGCTGAGATTGAGAGAAAAACTGAAATGATTAAAGATTTAAACTTTCA aaaagATATGATAGTAATAAATGCAATGAAGGCAACTGGTAAGAATgtcttaaatgtaaaaaaaggcaattTTAACCCAAAAGAAAAGGGTAAAACGAACAACAAAACGTTAGATAATgttgttaataaacaaaaacaaaatattagagCTGCACCAGCGAGTAATCATCATAAAGATAATgg AGTTGATTCTAGTTGCACTCCGTCTATAGATACTATTTCAATCAAAAGTACCAGTAATAAGTCTACATCTAGTGAAGAGAAAGTAGCTAAGCCTATAGGGGAGTCttgcgaaataaataaaaacaaagaaaattattcaaaagataGTCATAAGGATGAGTCTTTACAATCtagtaaaaaagttattatgaaCAGAAGAAAATCTATGCTAGGAATGAG ccaACATGAAGCAAAGTTTAGTTCAGATGATGACGCTGAAGAAAAATGTTCCACTGCAAGAAAATCACCTCTTAGAAGTGACTTAAAACATAATGAGTGGTGTGATACTAGAGATTATAGGATAGAACCTCATGAATATTACGAGCCATCCAAAGAATATTCGAGATTTAGGACAAGCCGATATACAAACTATGAAAAGTTCAGGAATGTAGACAGACAtgaaaatttccaaaaaaataggAGACAATACAGTTCAGAAAGAGACCAGCAGAGacatattaatgaatataatgaagAATATCATGTAAGAGGAGATTATGGAAAACAAAGATTATCAAGAACCAACAGTCCATCGACTGATAAATACAACCGTTCAAAGAGTCGAGACAGGAGGTTTAACTATGACCGGGATAATTACCGCGAAAACGATAAACATTCCAATCGATACTATGAGCATACTGCAGTGAAGTACAGAACGCGACATGATTATGACGAGCCTTGTAGTAAGCGACAGAAAATGGATATACATGGTAAAAGTGCAGcagaaatgaatatttatgcAAACAATAAGGAAAGAGAATTAACTGAGAGAAATCATGTTTCAAAATCTCAATATAAACTAAACTCATCCTGCCAGTCACCGGATCATGTAAATGTTGAAAATAGTGGTTCTCAACACTTTGTTAAAG AAATAATGAACACAGCTGAAACAAAATTGGAAGATCCTAGAAtatcaagtaaaaaatatatattaaaaacatccaaTGACAGTACCATATTATCAACAGTGGTTGGTCGAGATATTGATATGCAATTTGTTGATAAAACTCTTTGGGGTATCGAAAAGTATGATGTTCCAGCTGTATTATCTAAACCAGTATTTGATCGAGAAAATgatgatttattaaaagaaatatatatggaTATTGACAATCCAGAATTACATGATACATTAGAATCTGGCGAAATAGATGATATGAATGATGACATCGCAACAATTTATTCAAAGGAAATTGATAAAGAACATGTCAATGGAAAAGATGGACTAAGTAAAGCTAATACCGATTCTGAAAcaagaaatttaaatgtatctaaGGAAGAAGTTGATACTAAAACAttagaaaaatctttaaaaaccaagtttaaaataccaaaaattaaaaaacctgATAAAATGGATACAGAAACAGATTTAGCCCACCTAGAAGCCTGTGATATAAACAAGAAAAACATTACAGATTTGGATGCTAGTGTTAAAAATCAtcaacatattatacaaaatattgaacatgtttctgataaaaaatgtaataaaaatgattttaaagacAATTCAGAATCTGATAAAGCTATAATTGATAAAAGGACACAAGACATAATAAGAACTATTGAAGGTGATTTGGAATTAAGTGATGAAGCAAGTGATATTGTGGAGTTTCACAAtgacataaacaaaaaatcaaatgaaaattcacACGAGTCTAAAGCCATCCTAAACATGGATAAAGAATCAAATTCTACtattagaaaagaaaataaatctgaTATAACTTCACTTACACCTGAACCAATAAGTTCAAAAAAAGCTGACACAGCTAAACCTATAACAAAAGATTCTTTGAAAGAAAGTAGTAAGAAAcgtaaaagtaaaagaaaaacaattgaacAAAAGGAAACGCATTCTGTTACATCAGAGAAACAAAATGAGAAATGTCATAATACAAAAAAGTCAAAAGAAAAAGAAAGCAAGAAAAATGTTTCTAAGCAAACTGTTAGTAAATTTAGTGACTTATTTGGCGATAGTAGTAGCTTAATAACACCAGATGATCTTGGTTTAAACAACATGCAAGTACAGTCTGCGAATAAATACACATCAATATTTGATAATACTCAAGATGCAGTTGATTTAAGTGTCGAGGATATTGCTAAAACACTAACTAGGGCCAATAAAGTAAACGCCTTCGATAGTGTTGTAGATAAATCACAAGACAAAAAAGTAGCCGACTTCATTACGAGTAATTTTAGTGTAAATGTAACTGTTGTTGATGAAAATGGTGAAAACAAGACAGAGGATGTACAGTCacctttaaataatgtttatgaaaataCTAAATCGGAAACATTAACAGAtggatttaatattgttaaaacagtaataatatCATCAGGAATCCAACCGGAATGTTCAGCAGAAAGTTCTACATCAGTGGCTACTCCACAAATCCATGCACCTTCACTTGCACCCATTACTAATGatgttatcttaaaaaaatgtccattaaatagtattaaagcTCTGGCAACATccacacctcaaaaatgtcttgAACATATTGATGTTGCTGAGAGAGATTCAATCTGTACCGCGCCTTCCGAAGATGTCAGTGTCTCAATGACTAATTCTTCTAGTCTTAACAATACAGATGCACTTCAAAGAGAAGACATACCCGATGTTAGGATTTTTGTTAGAAGAAGACGGAAACCTGTAAGAAAAGTTACATAG
- the LOC113393277 gene encoding uncharacterized protein LOC113393277 isoform X2, whose protein sequence is MYSDLVFILKYFILNLYLILVSIIHKQIFHVLLNSCLFIFLCKMDDLYDNLENYNDVNIVDELKCENRELKLKLEEISKAMGILQKDFDKVNSEYKQLEINYSSLLKTARAEIERKTEMIKDLNFQKDMIVINAMKATGKNVLNVKKGNFNPKEKGKTNNKTLDNVVNKQKQNIRAAPASNHHKDNGVDSSCTPSIDTISIKSTSNKSTSSEEKVAKPIGESCEINKNKENYSKDSHKDESLQSSKKVIMNRRKSMLGMSQHEAKFSSDDDAEEKCSTARKSPLRSDLKHNEWCDTRDYRIEPHEYYEPSKEYSRFRTSRYTNYEKFRNVDRHENFQKNRRQYSSERDQQRHINEYNEEYHVRGDYGKQRLSRTNSPSTDKYNRSKSRDRRFNYDRDNYRENDKHSNRYYEHTAVKYRTRHDYDEPCSKRQKMDIHGKSAAEMNIYANNKERELTERNHVSKSQYKLNSSCQSPDHVNVENSGSQHFVKEIMNTAETKLEDPRISSKKYILKTSNDSTILSTVVGRDIDMQFVDKTLWGIEKYDVPAVLSKPVFDRENDDLLKEIYMDIDNPELHDTLESGEIDDMNDDIATIYSKEIDKEHVNGKDGLSKANTDSETRNLNVSKEEVDTKTLEKSLKTKFKIPKIKKPDKMDTETDLAHLEACDINKKNITDLDASVKNHQHIIQNIEHVSDKKCNKNDFKDNSESDKAIIDKRTQDIIRTIEGDLELSDEASDIVEFHNDINKKSNENSHESKAILNMDKESNSTIRKENKSDITSLTPEPISSKKADTAKPITKDSLKESSKKRKSKRKTIEQKETHSVTSEKQNEKCHNTKKSKEKESKKNVSKQTVSKFSDLFGDSSSLITPDDLGLNNMQVQSANKYTSIFDNTQDAVDLSVEDIAKTLTRANKVNAFDSVVDKSQDKKVADFITSNFSVNVTVVDENGENKTEDVQSPLNNVYENTKSETLTDGFNIVKTVIISSGIQPECSAESSTSVATPQIHAPSLAPITNDVILKKCPLNSIKALATSTPQKCLEHIDVAERDSICTAPSEDVSVSMTNSSSLNNTDALQREDIPDVRIFVRRRRKPVRKVT, encoded by the exons ATGTATAGTgatctagtttttattttaaaatattttattttgaatttatatttgatattagttTCTATAAtccataaacaaatatttcacgTACTTTTGAATTCGTGTCTTTTCATATTTCTTTGTAAAATGGATGATTTATACGATAACTTGGAAAATTATAACGACGTTAATATCGTTGATGAG ttaaaatgtgaaaatagaGAACTAAAATTGAAACTTGAAGAAATTTCTAAGGCGATGGgtatattacaaaaa GATTTTGACAAAGTTAATTCTGAATATAAGCAGTTGGAAATTAACTACTCCTCGTTATTAAAAACAGCACGAGCTGAGATTGAGAGAAAAACTGAAATGATTAAAGATTTAAACTTTCA aaaagATATGATAGTAATAAATGCAATGAAGGCAACTGGTAAGAATgtcttaaatgtaaaaaaaggcaattTTAACCCAAAAGAAAAGGGTAAAACGAACAACAAAACGTTAGATAATgttgttaataaacaaaaacaaaatattagagCTGCACCAGCGAGTAATCATCATAAAGATAATgg AGTTGATTCTAGTTGCACTCCGTCTATAGATACTATTTCAATCAAAAGTACCAGTAATAAGTCTACATCTAGTGAAGAGAAAGTAGCTAAGCCTATAGGGGAGTCttgcgaaataaataaaaacaaagaaaattattcaaaagataGTCATAAGGATGAGTCTTTACAATCtagtaaaaaagttattatgaaCAGAAGAAAATCTATGCTAGGAATGAG ccaACATGAAGCAAAGTTTAGTTCAGATGATGACGCTGAAGAAAAATGTTCCACTGCAAGAAAATCACCTCTTAGAAGTGACTTAAAACATAATGAGTGGTGTGATACTAGAGATTATAGGATAGAACCTCATGAATATTACGAGCCATCCAAAGAATATTCGAGATTTAGGACAAGCCGATATACAAACTATGAAAAGTTCAGGAATGTAGACAGACAtgaaaatttccaaaaaaataggAGACAATACAGTTCAGAAAGAGACCAGCAGAGacatattaatgaatataatgaagAATATCATGTAAGAGGAGATTATGGAAAACAAAGATTATCAAGAACCAACAGTCCATCGACTGATAAATACAACCGTTCAAAGAGTCGAGACAGGAGGTTTAACTATGACCGGGATAATTACCGCGAAAACGATAAACATTCCAATCGATACTATGAGCATACTGCAGTGAAGTACAGAACGCGACATGATTATGACGAGCCTTGTAGTAAGCGACAGAAAATGGATATACATGGTAAAAGTGCAGcagaaatgaatatttatgcAAACAATAAGGAAAGAGAATTAACTGAGAGAAATCATGTTTCAAAATCTCAATATAAACTAAACTCATCCTGCCAGTCACCGGATCATGTAAATGTTGAAAATAGTGGTTCTCAACACTTTGTTAAAG AAATAATGAACACAGCTGAAACAAAATTGGAAGATCCTAGAAtatcaagtaaaaaatatatattaaaaacatccaaTGACAGTACCATATTATCAACAGTGGTTGGTCGAGATATTGATATGCAATTTGTTGATAAAACTCTTTGGGGTATCGAAAAGTATGATGTTCCAGCTGTATTATCTAAACCAGTATTTGATCGAGAAAATgatgatttattaaaagaaatatatatggaTATTGACAATCCAGAATTACATGATACATTAGAATCTGGCGAAATAGATGATATGAATGATGACATCGCAACAATTTATTCAAAGGAAATTGATAAAGAACATGTCAATGGAAAAGATGGACTAAGTAAAGCTAATACCGATTCTGAAAcaagaaatttaaatgtatctaaGGAAGAAGTTGATACTAAAACAttagaaaaatctttaaaaaccaagtttaaaataccaaaaattaaaaaacctgATAAAATGGATACAGAAACAGATTTAGCCCACCTAGAAGCCTGTGATATAAACAAGAAAAACATTACAGATTTGGATGCTAGTGTTAAAAATCAtcaacatattatacaaaatattgaacatgtttctgataaaaaatgtaataaaaatgattttaaagacAATTCAGAATCTGATAAAGCTATAATTGATAAAAGGACACAAGACATAATAAGAACTATTGAAGGTGATTTGGAATTAAGTGATGAAGCAAGTGATATTGTGGAGTTTCACAAtgacataaacaaaaaatcaaatgaaaattcacACGAGTCTAAAGCCATCCTAAACATGGATAAAGAATCAAATTCTACtattagaaaagaaaataaatctgaTATAACTTCACTTACACCTGAACCAATAAGTTCAAAAAAAGCTGACACAGCTAAACCTATAACAAAAGATTCTTTGAAAGAAAGTAGTAAGAAAcgtaaaagtaaaagaaaaacaattgaacAAAAGGAAACGCATTCTGTTACATCAGAGAAACAAAATGAGAAATGTCATAATACAAAAAAGTCAAAAGAAAAAGAAAGCAAGAAAAATGTTTCTAAGCAAACTGTTAGTAAATTTAGTGACTTATTTGGCGATAGTAGTAGCTTAATAACACCAGATGATCTTGGTTTAAACAACATGCAAGTACAGTCTGCGAATAAATACACATCAATATTTGATAATACTCAAGATGCAGTTGATTTAAGTGTCGAGGATATTGCTAAAACACTAACTAGGGCCAATAAAGTAAACGCCTTCGATAGTGTTGTAGATAAATCACAAGACAAAAAAGTAGCCGACTTCATTACGAGTAATTTTAGTGTAAATGTAACTGTTGTTGATGAAAATGGTGAAAACAAGACAGAGGATGTACAGTCacctttaaataatgtttatgaaaataCTAAATCGGAAACATTAACAGAtggatttaatattgttaaaacagtaataatatCATCAGGAATCCAACCGGAATGTTCAGCAGAAAGTTCTACATCAGTGGCTACTCCACAAATCCATGCACCTTCACTTGCACCCATTACTAATGatgttatcttaaaaaaatgtccattaaatagtattaaagcTCTGGCAACATccacacctcaaaaatgtcttgAACATATTGATGTTGCTGAGAGAGATTCAATCTGTACCGCGCCTTCCGAAGATGTCAGTGTCTCAATGACTAATTCTTCTAGTCTTAACAATACAGATGCACTTCAAAGAGAAGACATACCCGATGTTAGGATTTTTGTTAGAAGAAGACGGAAACCTGTAAGAAAAGTTACATAG